In Chryseobacterium sp., the genomic window GATCATTAAAACAATCTTTTCGGGGGTAGCGTCTTCCTGTATCATTGAGACCTTTTTCTTGGTCTCAGAAATACTTCTGGTTTTCATCCTGTGGATAGTGATAATGGTATTATCCAGTAAGAAAATTCCAATCTTAGTACTGATGTCACTGATGGTATTGAGGTTTTTTCTTTCCAGCTCTGTACTTTCACGGAGGAGAAAGAATTTTACATTCCCGTCTTCTTCATATTTGGGAAGGTGGTTAGGATCCATGGTATCTTCCAGAAGAAGATTATTGATTTCATAACGTTCATGAAGAAATTTCAGGTCTTCTGCTGTAGGAGCCTCTACATCTACCCATTCGCACTGGGAGCTTCTGTATATCGTATCAATTGGCATAAAGTAAAAATACTAATATTTTGAAATACTATGTGTTAAATAAGTTTATCTTTGCCAAAATTATAAAACTATATGATTAAAAGTACAATAAAAGGTGTGGGATTTTATGTTCCAGATAACGTTGTTACAAATGATGATTTAGCGAAACTAATGGCGACGAATGATGAATGGATCACAGAAAGGACAGGCATCAGGGAGAGAAGACACAGAAAAAACAGAAATGATTCCCAGGAGACCACTGCTTATTTAGCTTTTAAAGCAGCAGAAAAAGCGATTCAGAATGCAGGTCTCACTTCTAAAGATATTGATTACATCGTTTTTGCCACCCTTTCTCCGGATTATTATTTCCCGGGATGTGGGGTATTGCTTCAGGATATGCTGGGGTGTGATACCATTGGGGCATTGGATGTAAGAAACCAGTGTTCAGGGTTTGTATACGCTATGAGTGTTGCCAATGCGTTTATCAAATCCGGAACCTATAAAAATATTTTAGTCGTAGGAGCGGAAGTTCATTCTTTCGGCCTGGATTTTTCAGATGAAGGGAGAGGCGTTTCCGTAATTTTTGGAGATGGGGCAGGAGCTATTGTTCTTTCTGCTACAGAAGGGGAAAATACCGGCGATGTTTTGGCGGTCAATATGCATTCTGAAGGAAAATATGCTGACGATCTGTGTACTCAGTTCCCGGGTTCGAAGTTCGGCTGGAGCGACAGGATGAGAAAAGATCCTGAACATGTAACGAATAAAGAAGTATATCCGATCATGAACGGAAACTTTGTGTTTAAGCATGCTGTAACAAGATTTCCGGAAACAATGATGGAAGCCCTGAATAAAGCAGGAAAAACGGTTGAGGATCTGGATATGTTCATTCCCCATCAGGCCAACCTGAGAATTGCTCAGTTTGTGCAGGAAAAATTCGGGCTGCCGGATGAAAAGATCTTTAATAATATTCAGAAATACGGAAATACAACAGCTGCTTCTATTCCGATCGCTTTAAGTGAAGCGATTGAGCAGGGGAAAATTAAAAGAGGAGACCTGGTCCTTCTTTCAGCTTTTGGAAGCGGATTTACCTGGGGAAGTGTACTGTTTGAATACTAAGATAACAAAAGAACAAAATAGCTTATTGATATCTTATAAAAATATTGAAAACCCCTATTTTCACTTATATCACAACTGAAGACGTGAGAATTCCCTCTTCCGGAGGGGTGGCGAAAATTCAAAGAATTTTTGACGGGGTGGTTCCACAAAAAAAAATCCGCAGTCCAAAGATATTCTGCGGATTTTTTGCTTTATGTAATCCTACTTAAAGGCTTTTCAATAATTTTTCTGTGTCAGAAGAATCCTGTCCGGTACTTTTTGCAAGCTCAATAGACTTTTCAGCCCACATTTTTGCATTTTTCTTGTCACCAATCTTATTGTAAAGATTTGCTAAAGTATCGGTATTGGCAAAGTTCTGGTCTTTTTTCACAGATTCCTGTGCCCAGCCAATTGCTTTTTCAAGAGACGTTTTGTTGCTTACATTTTCAAAGAAGTTCCACGCCAGGGAATTCAGTTCCTCAGAGCTTGCAGCAGAATAGTCCTGGTACAGCTCAAGAATTAATTTTTCGTAAACAGGAATATCTTTGTTTTTTAAAGCCCTGTTTGCTTTCATTCTTTTAAATACCTTTTCAGCTTCATCTTTCTTGAGGAATTTCTGGGTTTCCGCCATGAAATAAGTTTCATTCCAGCTTTTTGTATCGGCATTATAAGCTTTTTTAGCAATCGTGTTCAGTTGTATATTTTTGTCCAGTTTTTCGTATTTATCTTCCGGCAAGAACTTTAGAATATCCGCTTTCTTGTCCTGAAATATTTTATATAAAGGACTTTCCGTACTCTGTGTCCCGGCAAGAAGTATCTGGATATCTTCCTGATCCAGCGTTGTTTTTTGGCCGAAATAACGGTTCAATACTTTACCGGCAAACTCAGGATCATTGTAAATAGTAAGCCCTGCCAGGTTTTTTAGAAATTCAGGGTCCTTTTCTCCATTTTCAAATTTTTGCTTTAATGAAGTGAGCCTTTTATTTGGGTCTCCGGCGTCTTTTGCAAACTGGATAAAGTCATTTTCCTCTACATACCCCAGTGTTCTATGTACGGTCTCCCCATTGGGATCAATGAATAAGTAAGTAGGAAATGCTTTTACATTATATTTTTTCGCAAGCTCGATCCCTTCACCTTTTTCCATATCAATTTTAGCATTGATGAAGTGGGAATTGTAATAGTCGCCTACCGTCTTCAGTGGGAAAATATTTTTAGCCATCAGTTTACATGGTCCGCACCAGGAAGCATAGGCATCAATGAAAATCAGTTTGTTTTCTTTTTTTGCCTTAGCCAGGATAGACGCAAAGTTGCCGTCTTCAAATTTAATTCCCTGTGCAAAGGCCAAAATTCCTATAAATAAAGAAGAAACTAGAGATAATTTTTTCATAAAAAACTTTTTGTTCATTACAAATGTAATAAATATGATGACAATTAAGACGTTCATATCGAAAATAATTATACCCATCTCTTGACTTTACTACAGGTATAGGTTGAAATGAAAGATGATCATATACTTTTTTGTTTTTATTATTAAAATTAATGTAAATGTCTATTTTGGTTTAAATGATTAAATTACAGGAGAATATTTTAATAAAAAATAAAATATTAGTAGTTTTGTAAAAAACAAAAAGACACCTACTGAAAAATGATGAGTTATTATAAAATTAAAATAATAATTTGTTTTTTTATGTCCAGATGTTTACTGCTGTTTTTGTTTCTATATACGACCGCTATTCCCATATCCGCACAGAAGAAAAATAATTTCGATCAGCTCTGTGAAAGGACTACCGTTATTACTGCTCATAAAAATTTATCGGCTGCCATTAAAACGGCAGACTCTCTTTACATGGCTGCGCAAACTCCGCAGGAAAAAATCAAAAGTCTGATTCTTTCTTCAGAGCTTTATCACTATTCCGGGGAATTCAAGAAGGCTATTTGTTATAGTGAGAATGCCCATGCCCTGATCAGCCGGACAGGGGATCCTGAAAAGATGATTTATATCTGCAGACTTTTAGCGAAACAGTACCGTCAGGTTGGCCTTTATGAAAGGTCCAGGAAGTATATTGTAAAAGGGATGCAGGCTTCGGAACAGATTACAGATTTTCAAAAAAGCAATGAAGCTGAAGGATTACTCCATCAGGAAATGGCTTTTTATGAGATGGAGCTGGGGAATTATTCAAATGCAATCAAATATATTGAGCTTTCGCTGAAATTTCTGGAGAAAACAGGCAATCCGGATATAGGCAAAACAATGGCCACTTCGTATCAGGTATTGGGAGATGTCTGTTTTAAGCAGAACGATTATAACACTTCTGAAAAGTACTATAGAAAAGCCGAAACACTGCTGAAGAAGGAAAGCTGTACTCTGGGGCTTATTTATAATGGTCTGGCAGGCATTCGGCTAAAGCAGAAAAACTGGAAAGATGCCGAATTTTATCTGAAAAAAGCTGAAAAAATAGCAGATACTTCCCGCAGCCTGAAGCTGAAGAAAGCCGTATATTCTAATATTAACGATTATTATGAGGGGATTGGAGACAATTTTAAAGCCTCATTGTATGCTGTGAAATATGTAAGAGCCTATGACAGCATTGCAGTCCGTATTCATCAGTTTGCATTGAAGAACCCTGAAAATGCGGCTGGCAAATCTGGTAAGAACGGGCAGATGAATGTTGCTAAAAACACAGCTATTGTTGTGTTATTTATTTCTGTAATCGGCATAATTATATTTTTTAGGACAAAACAGAAAAAGCAGCTTTCAAAATTCAGGAATATTATAAGAACAAGACTGCATCCTGTCAACAGCCTGAGCCGCGAAGCTCTACATACCAAAAAAGAAACTGAATTTTCTAATATTTCTGTTGAAGAGATTGATGAAAAAGACAGCGAAGCAGACAGGAGAAGAAATGATTCTCTGATGACTTCCGAAACAGAATCAAAACTGCTTGAATTGCTTGAAGATTTTGAAAAAGGAGATCTTTATAACAGCAAAAGTATGTCTTTATCTTTCCTGGCAGGAGAGCTGAATACCAATACAAAGTATCTTTCCTATGTGATCAACCAGCATAAAAGTGCTGATTTTAAAACCTATATCAACCGGTTAAGAATTAGCTATATTGTAGACAAACTGATCAATGATGAAAAGTACAGACAATATAAAATCAGTATCCTTGCTGACGAATGCGGCTTTTCATCACACAGTAAATTTGCAGCTGTCTTTAAAGCAGTCACCGACTTTTCACCCTCTGCTTATATTAAGCATCTCGACGCTGAAAATCAATCAGATAAAGATGTCCGTTTTCCCGAAAATGATTAAAATAAGATCATTTGTTCTATTTTGTATTGTTATTTTCACGAAAATGAACAACCTATTGTTTTTTACAAAAGCATTGCTGGACTATATTTGCGCCAGTTTTACGGGAATGATCACCACATTACACTAAAGTTAATCTCTTTTATTTCTTGAAAAATATTCTTTTCGAAATAAGTTAGTACATTTTAGCCGGACCATGGAACTTTTAATATGGAACGCGTGTATATTTCTTTATCATGAGATAGCCACGGTTCCTTCTTTTATCTCAGGGAAAGGCCTAATGAAAAATTAGGATATACAATATAATCGGGGTTGATTGCCCGGTTTTTTTTCAGTCAAGTTTTTTTAAGTGCAAATCCGCAGGTTTCTGCGGA contains:
- a CDS encoding 3-oxoacyl-ACP synthase III family protein, which encodes MIKSTIKGVGFYVPDNVVTNDDLAKLMATNDEWITERTGIRERRHRKNRNDSQETTAYLAFKAAEKAIQNAGLTSKDIDYIVFATLSPDYYFPGCGVLLQDMLGCDTIGALDVRNQCSGFVYAMSVANAFIKSGTYKNILVVGAEVHSFGLDFSDEGRGVSVIFGDGAGAIVLSATEGENTGDVLAVNMHSEGKYADDLCTQFPGSKFGWSDRMRKDPEHVTNKEVYPIMNGNFVFKHAVTRFPETMMEALNKAGKTVEDLDMFIPHQANLRIAQFVQEKFGLPDEKIFNNIQKYGNTTAASIPIALSEAIEQGKIKRGDLVLLSAFGSGFTWGSVLFEY
- a CDS encoding thioredoxin fold domain-containing protein, with product MKKLSLVSSLFIGILAFAQGIKFEDGNFASILAKAKKENKLIFIDAYASWCGPCKLMAKNIFPLKTVGDYYNSHFINAKIDMEKGEGIELAKKYNVKAFPTYLFIDPNGETVHRTLGYVEENDFIQFAKDAGDPNKRLTSLKQKFENGEKDPEFLKNLAGLTIYNDPEFAGKVLNRYFGQKTTLDQEDIQILLAGTQSTESPLYKIFQDKKADILKFLPEDKYEKLDKNIQLNTIAKKAYNADTKSWNETYFMAETQKFLKKDEAEKVFKRMKANRALKNKDIPVYEKLILELYQDYSAASSEELNSLAWNFFENVSNKTSLEKAIGWAQESVKKDQNFANTDTLANLYNKIGDKKNAKMWAEKSIELAKSTGQDSSDTEKLLKSL
- a CDS encoding tetratricopeptide repeat protein produces the protein MSRCLLLFLFLYTTAIPISAQKKNNFDQLCERTTVITAHKNLSAAIKTADSLYMAAQTPQEKIKSLILSSELYHYSGEFKKAICYSENAHALISRTGDPEKMIYICRLLAKQYRQVGLYERSRKYIVKGMQASEQITDFQKSNEAEGLLHQEMAFYEMELGNYSNAIKYIELSLKFLEKTGNPDIGKTMATSYQVLGDVCFKQNDYNTSEKYYRKAETLLKKESCTLGLIYNGLAGIRLKQKNWKDAEFYLKKAEKIADTSRSLKLKKAVYSNINDYYEGIGDNFKASLYAVKYVRAYDSIAVRIHQFALKNPENAAGKSGKNGQMNVAKNTAIVVLFISVIGIIIFFRTKQKKQLSKFRNIIRTRLHPVNSLSREALHTKKETEFSNISVEEIDEKDSEADRRRNDSLMTSETESKLLELLEDFEKGDLYNSKSMSLSFLAGELNTNTKYLSYVINQHKSADFKTYINRLRISYIVDKLINDEKYRQYKISILADECGFSSHSKFAAVFKAVTDFSPSAYIKHLDAENQSDKDVRFPEND